The segment GCCCGGGCCGTTCCTGCCGCACGAGGTGTTGAGGCAGTGGGGGTGGGTGCCACAGAACCGGCCCAGCAGGTGCCTCACAGTGCAGAGCTCGGCCCCCGGCCCTGGCCGGCAGTAGTAGGTCCAGGTTTTCTTGTAGCCAgctgccctgtgctgccagcccgGCACCACGGCCCAGCCTCCCAGAGATAGTGCGTCAGCACCCGGGTGCAGCCGATGTAGAACCAGCAGCCGGGGTCCCCAGAGACCTCCTGGAGCAGGGCCTCCAGCTCGCCGGGGGCCACCGCCTGCATCCGCCGGCACTGAGCGAACTGGGCATGGAAACCGTGAACCGCGGCCAGGAACTCCTGGGCCAGCTTCCCCACAGGGCCGTGGCAGGGGTCCCCACAGGGCCATCCGC is part of the Gopherus evgoodei ecotype Sinaloan lineage unplaced genomic scaffold, rGopEvg1_v1.p scaffold_325_arrow_ctg1, whole genome shotgun sequence genome and harbors:
- the LOC115640659 gene encoding uncharacterized protein LOC115640659 isoform X3 → MALWGPLPRPCGEAGPGVPGRGSRFPCPVRSVPADAGGGPRRAGGPAPGGLWGPRLLVLHRLHPGADALSLGGWAVVPGWQHRAAGYKKTWTYYCRPGPGAELCTVRHLLGRFCGTHPHCLNTSCGRNGPGGIVFLVTYARRGSWPGEPAEDMEAALHGITVHFRHRGALADELGQFLKDDFCQLMGQYPGYLAQCQAMSQIPPAHFPGRAREILAGLGTVEGVLAGMVPDKGGQVT